Sequence from the Maribacter algicola genome:
AGAATTGCTGGATGTCCTTCAAAAGGAAGGTGTTACGGTGATAGGGGAAATAGAAACATACGATTACGGAAAATTTGGTTGGATTCTCGATCCAGATGGTAATAAACTTGAGCTTTGGGAACCAAACGATAAAGTTTTTTTGTGATATCGTTTTATTCTTTACTTTTAAACGACAATTAACCACCTAAAAACAAAACCATGTCAGAAGAAAACAAAGATTTTGGCGATAAGGCGGAAGATGCCGCCAAAGAATTTCAAGAAGAGGTAAAAAAAACATTCGACCCTCAGAATCCGGATAACGGTAAAACAGTGGCCATTATAGCACATATCACCTTTATTGGCTGGATCGTGGCAATCGTTATGAACAGCCAAAACAAAACCGAATTTGGTAGTTATTACATTAGACAGACTTTGGGTATATGGATTTTGATGATAGTTTTGAGCTTCATTCCAATAGTGGGATGTTTTGCGAGCCTTTTGGGCCTTGTTTTGATAATTATGAGTCTGATTAACGCCGCAAATGGGAAAATGGTTCCAATAGCGGTTGTTGGCACCTATTTTCAAGATTGGTTCAAGAGTTTATAGTATTTCAAGAAAGGCCAAAGTAATTTTGGCCTTTTACATTTAAAATATTATCGTAATATTGCAATATATAAATATTACGATGGGAGTTACCAAAACACAGATATTCAACCAAAAACAGAACGAACTGGCCATTATCTTTAAAGTGCTTGCAAACCCTGCACGAATCGCCATTCTGGAATATATAAGCAGGCAAGAGGCCTGTATCTGTAACGATATCGTGGACGAAATAGGGCTGGCACAACCTACCATTTCCCAACATTTAAAGGAATTGAAGAGTATCGATTTAATTTCCGGGGAAATAGAAGGAAAGCGGGTTTGCTATTGCATCAATCTTAAAAAATGGTCGGCCATTCAAGACATGCTAAATTCGTTTTTCAACACTACCAAAACGAATTGCTGCTAAACCGCATAATAAATTCATCACAGATCAATACTTGACGATAAGCATTTAAAATAATTAAAAACTAAAATCAATTTTTAACCGATATAAAATAATTCAAAATGAAAACACATGAATTTTTGTCCTTTTTACAGGAAAACCCCAATAAAAACCTTTTGTTCGAATACAAACCTGGAGAATTGGTAGGGGCCAATTATCACATCACCGAAGTGAAAAACGTAACTATCGATTCCATTGATTGCGGTGCAAATCCAGATTTTTGGAAGGAAACCATCATCCAACTCTATGAGAGCCCTTTGGAAAAGGACAAACGGGAATATATGTCGGCCTACAAGGCGCTCTCCATACTAAATAAAGTAGATAAAATAAAACCCATGGAGCGGGATGTAGAGGTCAAGTTCGAATATAGTAATCCTAACTTTCACACTGCACAATTGTTCGTGAACGATCTTGAAATTTCAGGTGAAAATCTAATCGTCAAATTAGGTGTAGAAAAAACGGATTGTAAGGCCAAAGAAACCTGTGGTATTCCAGAGACAATGACCGAGACCTCCTCTGCCTGTGCGCCGGGAAGTGGCTGTTGCTAAATAAAAAATACTTTCAATGATTTCCATTAGACCGATGGCCGCCACCGATTGGGAAAAGGTTGCCAAAATTTATGGAGAAGGCATAGCTACGGGCATGGCTACTTTTGAGACCCAAATTCCCAGTTACCAAAAATGGGACGGTTCGCACTTGAAAAATTGTCGATTTGTGGGACTTTATAATGATAACCTGGCTGGATGGGCCACCTTAGCGCCTGTCTCTAGCCGACATGTTTACAGGGGGGTAGCCGAGGTCAGCATTTACATCGGTCAAAATTACAGGGGGTTGGGCCTTGGAAAAGCGCTTTTGCAACACCTGATTTTGGAGAGTGAAGCACAAGGATTTTGGACTTTACAATCGGGGATTTTCCCATCGAACCAAACAAGTATAAAACTACACGAAGCGGTGGGTTTCAGAAAAATAGGTGTCCGCGAGCGGGTTGGAAAGTTAAACGGGGTTTGGATCGATAATGTACTCTACGAAAGACGAAGTACGGTTATAGGTATAGATTAAAACCTTACTCTTGATTTTGTTGGGATTCGGCCAACTTGCGTTCCAATTCCGCCTGAAATTCCTCCATTACGGGCTTTACGGTACTTTCGGGCAAATCCGCAATTTTTATGTACATCAATCCATCCACAGAATTATTGAACAAAGGGTCCACATTAAATGCGACCACCTTGGCGTTCTGCTTGATGTATTTTTTAATGAGCACCGGCAACCGAAGATTGCCCGGCTCCACTTCATCGATCAATCTATCGAACTTGTTCAAATCGGCTTGGGTCTCGTCAAAGACAAATTCCTTATCGGCATCCTTAAGCTTCACCTTAAATTCCTTTTTGGGGCGTATATATTGGGCCACATAGGGATCCCAATAGTGGGACTTCATAAACTCGATCATCAAGGATTTTGAAAAATTGGAAAATTGGTTGCTGATACTTACCCCGCCAATAAGATATTTATGCTCCGGATGGCGTAAGGTCGTATGTACGATGCCCTTCCAAAGCAAGAACAGGGGCATGGGTTTCTGTTGGTATTCCTTGGTGATGTAGGCCCTACCCATTTCAATGGAATTCTTCATCATCCCATACAGTTCAGGCTCCACACGAAACAGGTCCTGTAAGTAAAAACCATCTATTCCGTATTCCGGAAATATCTCAGATCCCAGACCCATTCTGTAGGCCCCTACAATACATTTTTCTGAATCGTCCCAAAGAAAAAGATGGTAATAATAGGAATCGAATTTATCAAGGTCGATGGCATTGTTGGTGCCCTCACCTATTTCCCTAAAGGTAACTTCGCGCTGTCTACCAATTTCCTTCAGGATAAAGGGAATATCCTTTTCCTTGGCCAAGAAAACCTCATAATTCTTGCTTTGTAACAATCTACAGTCCTTTTCCCGTAACTTTTCAATTTCGCCTTGCATCACTTCCTTTCGCATGGCGGATGCAATTTTTTTAGGTGGCTTGGGGATTTTTAAGGAGGTAGGTATCTGATCAATCAAGCGCTCCTTCTCGTAGGCGTTGGAAAGAATATAGGTCTTTCTTCGCAACAGATCTGAAAATTCCACCATATCTTCCTGTTCCTTTTGGGTCTGTACGGATATAGGTTGGCCAATCCTGATTTTAATGGGTCTATTATGTTGTGAAAATACCTGCGAAGGAATCATGGCCGTTCTAAAAATATCGTTCAGTTTGGAAAGCCTGTAAAAAAGCTTGCTATTTCGTGCATGAAAATAAATAGGGACTACCGGTACCTCTGCCTTTCTAATAAGCTTTAGGACAGCATCTTCCCAAGGCTTGTCAACGATTAATTTTCCATCACGGTACGTAGACACTTCACCTGCCGGAAAAATGCCCAAAGGATGGCCGTTTTTTAAATGTTCCAGGGTTTTTTTAAACCCCATGACACTACTTTTTACATCCTTATGTCCTTCAAAAGGATTAACCGGAAGAATATAGGGATCCAAAGGAACCATTCGCTGCAAAAGAAAATTGGCCATGATTTTAAAATCCGGTCGTTTGGGTAGCATCAGGTTCATTAACAAGACACCGTCTATGGCACCTAACGGATGGTTGCTAATGGTAATGAAGGGTCCTTCCTTTGGCAACCTTTTAAAATCTTCTTCCGGAATCTCAAAGTCAATTTCAAAGTGGTCCAGAATAGCCTT
This genomic interval carries:
- a CDS encoding YtxH domain-containing protein produces the protein MSEENKDFGDKAEDAAKEFQEEVKKTFDPQNPDNGKTVAIIAHITFIGWIVAIVMNSQNKTEFGSYYIRQTLGIWILMIVLSFIPIVGCFASLLGLVLIIMSLINAANGKMVPIAVVGTYFQDWFKSL
- a CDS encoding ArsR/SmtB family transcription factor yields the protein MGVTKTQIFNQKQNELAIIFKVLANPARIAILEYISRQEACICNDIVDEIGLAQPTISQHLKELKSIDLISGEIEGKRVCYCINLKKWSAIQDMLNSFFNTTKTNCC
- a CDS encoding DUF6428 family protein is translated as MKTHEFLSFLQENPNKNLLFEYKPGELVGANYHITEVKNVTIDSIDCGANPDFWKETIIQLYESPLEKDKREYMSAYKALSILNKVDKIKPMERDVEVKFEYSNPNFHTAQLFVNDLEISGENLIVKLGVEKTDCKAKETCGIPETMTETSSACAPGSGCC
- a CDS encoding GNAT family N-acetyltransferase yields the protein MISIRPMAATDWEKVAKIYGEGIATGMATFETQIPSYQKWDGSHLKNCRFVGLYNDNLAGWATLAPVSSRHVYRGVAEVSIYIGQNYRGLGLGKALLQHLILESEAQGFWTLQSGIFPSNQTSIKLHEAVGFRKIGVRERVGKLNGVWIDNVLYERRSTVIGID
- a CDS encoding GNAT family N-acyltransferase; this translates as MGLVTAKEVAKAVNLSKLGFIGTFMGWALMKVTRISGVNRFYDSIAHLEGTDFTKAILDHFEIDFEIPEEDFKRLPKEGPFITISNHPLGAIDGVLLMNLMLPKRPDFKIMANFLLQRMVPLDPYILPVNPFEGHKDVKSSVMGFKKTLEHLKNGHPLGIFPAGEVSTYRDGKLIVDKPWEDAVLKLIRKAEVPVVPIYFHARNSKLFYRLSKLNDIFRTAMIPSQVFSQHNRPIKIRIGQPISVQTQKEQEDMVEFSDLLRRKTYILSNAYEKERLIDQIPTSLKIPKPPKKIASAMRKEVMQGEIEKLREKDCRLLQSKNYEVFLAKEKDIPFILKEIGRQREVTFREIGEGTNNAIDLDKFDSYYYHLFLWDDSEKCIVGAYRMGLGSEIFPEYGIDGFYLQDLFRVEPELYGMMKNSIEMGRAYITKEYQQKPMPLFLLWKGIVHTTLRHPEHKYLIGGVSISNQFSNFSKSLMIEFMKSHYWDPYVAQYIRPKKEFKVKLKDADKEFVFDETQADLNKFDRLIDEVEPGNLRLPVLIKKYIKQNAKVVAFNVDPLFNNSVDGLMYIKIADLPESTVKPVMEEFQAELERKLAESQQNQE